CGGTCGGTTCGGGCGCGTGGGCGTCCTCCACTGCTGCCGCGTCACCGATCACCGCCATGATGCGGGCGACCTGGTCGGCGTAGTGGTCGATGAACTCCTCGGAGCCCGGATCCTGCTGGGTGAACTCGCGGGTGATCGAACGCAGGGCGACGGGGGCGACCGAGGCGGCGAAGAAGACGAGGAACAGAACGCCGACGTCGATGTCGCCTCGGAGCTCGCCGCGTGCCTGGCGCGCGCGGAGTTCCTCCACGCACTTCAACAGCTCGGCGGCCCGTTCGTCCCCGGCTGGCGACGGGACGTCGGGCTGCTCGCGTGCCAGTCTGTGCACCCACCCCGGGTCGTCGTGCGCCAAGTGCACGTACCGCCGTGCGACCTTGTCGAAAGACAGGTCGCGGTTGACCGGCATGGCCGTCGACGGCCATCGGTCGCTCAGCGCCTCGTGCAACCCGCGCTTACCGCCGAAGTAGTAGGTGATCAGCTGGTGGCTGACTCCGGCGGCCTCGGCGATCCGCACCACCCGGGCCCCTTCGAACCCGTGGGTGCCGAACTCTGCACCGGCAGCGGCCAGAATGGACCGCCGTGTCCCCACCGGGTCGCGCTGCCGGCCGGGATCACTGGGCTGCCTGCGCTGCTGCCGCTTGCCGGACCGTGCCGCCTGCCTGCCCGCTGCCTTCTCCTGCGCTGCCACGCCGTCGACCCTATCCGGCGGCTGTTTCCGTCACCGAGCAACGATCCTGTTGACCAGGAGTCCGCGCCGCTCGGCCAGATCGAGAACGAGACGGTCCCCGCGTGGCCGACACACGCAGGCGAACGTGCACTCATTCGCAGCCCGTTGGTGACGTGAGAGGTTGGTCCCGGTGGCCCAGCTGCTGTGCGGTGACCGGTGGCGGGAAGGTCCCGCCGGTGCCCCTGCTCGGACACCCTCGCCTACAAGGTCAGGC
The DNA window shown above is from Streptomyces sp. NBC_01445 and carries:
- a CDS encoding TetR/AcrR family transcriptional regulator; the protein is MAAQEKAAGRQAARSGKRQQRRQPSDPGRQRDPVGTRRSILAAAGAEFGTHGFEGARVVRIAEAAGVSHQLITYYFGGKRGLHEALSDRWPSTAMPVNRDLSFDKVARRYVHLAHDDPGWVHRLAREQPDVPSPAGDERAAELLKCVEELRARQARGELRGDIDVGVLFLVFFAASVAPVALRSITREFTQQDPGSEEFIDHYADQVARIMAVIGDAAAVEDAHAPEPTEPSGG